The proteins below are encoded in one region of Mya arenaria isolate MELC-2E11 chromosome 15, ASM2691426v1:
- the LOC128219800 gene encoding myosin-9-like isoform X1, with protein sequence MIAHLTAFLSQENRTMAVSKLEKSVLLEKDETLQLTAVRLYHSQREVARYLELGYLNLIDHPDIAKEVRLTAHDARAQHLMTSGLMKKFTMTSKHVVQTLLPMIRDGVELGDADIVRDTFGQILDLAEDMKTESEKTKASYYKIQGKVQENLGDVDKRNTTVKKTNEQKKIEKEMEEKRQQQANENAEKLKVELAKSDKELEELRSRRKVMGEEIEKDIKALDSEDGPTFIDDVMGSFTVGGVPESAKTIVTATVGLISGFFKDRRRQSQIKLKREQYKLLNTEDRARNEQQVKLRIEEDKQRTEALERHAMIEKLNRDITVGLGDVQNLKEAATHLGDVDKLFTKIIKFWEDMAAATKYLKDDTKAGEVYLKKIEDERYQTRFLKSVERAEQNWGFFGKLCGAYVVETDREIDFLYEYLSKPLDHLSAEERKNRKQAVLSELKKEIDQVYPQIEDITDENDA encoded by the exons AAATCAGTGTTGCTGGAGAAAGATGAGACGCTGCAGCTCACCGCAGTTCGCCTATACCATTCCCAACGGGAGGTGGCTCGATACCTTGAACTAGGCTACCTGAATTTGATCGACCATCCTGATATTGCAAAAGAG GTTCGTCTAACAGCTCACGATGCTCGAGCACAGCATTTAATGACGTCAGGCTTAATGAAGAAGTTTACCATGACGTCAAAACATGTTGTTCAAACGTTGTTGCCAATGATTCGTGACGGCGTCGAACTTGGG GACGCTGACATAGTCAGGGACACATTTGGGCAAATACTCGATCTTGCCGAGGATATGAAGACAGAATCTGAAAAGACAAAAGCAAG TTATTATAAGATACAAGGAAAGGTTCAGGAAAATCTTGGAGATGTTGACAAACGAAATACAACAGTGAAGAAAACTAACGAGCAAAAGAAGATAGAAAAGGAGATGGAAGAAAAAAGGCAACAGCAAGCGAATGAAAATGCTGAGAAGTTGAAGGTAGAGTTGGCAAAATCTGATAAGGAGCTGGAAGAACTTCGATCTAGAAGGAAAGTCATGGGCGAAGAAATTG AAAAGGACATAAAAGCCTTGGACTCAGAAGACGGACCAACATTCATAGACGATGTGATGGGATCTTTTACTGTTGGAGGCGTCCCAGAATCCGCCAAAACCATAGTGACTGCTACTGTGGGTCTCATATCAGGCTTTTTTAAGGACAGGAGAAGGCAAAGTCAG ataaagtTGAAAAGAGAACAGTATAAGCTACTGAATACTGAGGACAGGGCGAGGAACGAGCAACAAGTAAAACTCAGAATTGAAGAAGACAAACAACGTACAGAAGCGCTAGAAAGACATGCCATGATCGAAAAACTTAACAGAGATATAACAG TTGGCCTTGGTGACGTGCAAAACCTTAAGGAAGCGGCAACCCACTTGGGTGATGTGGACAAGCTTTTTACAAAGATTATTAAGTTTTGGGAAGATATGGCAGCGGCAACAAAGTACCTGAAAGATGACACAAAAGCCGGAGAAGTTTACCTTAAGAAGATAGAAGACGAACGATACCAGACACGTTTTCTGAAGTCCGTAGAAAGAGCTGAACAg AACTGGGGATTTTTCGGGAAACTTTGCGGCGCTTATGTTGTGGAGACGGACAGGGAGATAGATTTCCTGTACGAGTATCTGTCAAAACCACTTGACCACTTGTCTGctgaagaaagaaaaaacagAAAGCAAGCTGTATTAAGTGAGCTGAAGAAAGAGATCGACCAGGTTTACCCACAGATTGAAGACATTACCGACGAAAATGACGCATGA
- the LOC128219800 gene encoding myosin-9-like isoform X2, which translates to MTSGLMKKFTMTSKHVVQTLLPMIRDGVELGDADIVRDTFGQILDLAEDMKTESEKTKASYYKIQGKVQENLGDVDKRNTTVKKTNEQKKIEKEMEEKRQQQANENAEKLKVELAKSDKELEELRSRRKVMGEEIEKDIKALDSEDGPTFIDDVMGSFTVGGVPESAKTIVTATVGLISGFFKDRRRQSQIKLKREQYKLLNTEDRARNEQQVKLRIEEDKQRTEALERHAMIEKLNRDITVGLGDVQNLKEAATHLGDVDKLFTKIIKFWEDMAAATKYLKDDTKAGEVYLKKIEDERYQTRFLKSVERAEQNWGFFGKLCGAYVVETDREIDFLYEYLSKPLDHLSAEERKNRKQAVLSELKKEIDQVYPQIEDITDENDA; encoded by the exons ATGACGTCAGGCTTAATGAAGAAGTTTACCATGACGTCAAAACATGTTGTTCAAACGTTGTTGCCAATGATTCGTGACGGCGTCGAACTTGGG GACGCTGACATAGTCAGGGACACATTTGGGCAAATACTCGATCTTGCCGAGGATATGAAGACAGAATCTGAAAAGACAAAAGCAAG TTATTATAAGATACAAGGAAAGGTTCAGGAAAATCTTGGAGATGTTGACAAACGAAATACAACAGTGAAGAAAACTAACGAGCAAAAGAAGATAGAAAAGGAGATGGAAGAAAAAAGGCAACAGCAAGCGAATGAAAATGCTGAGAAGTTGAAGGTAGAGTTGGCAAAATCTGATAAGGAGCTGGAAGAACTTCGATCTAGAAGGAAAGTCATGGGCGAAGAAATTG AAAAGGACATAAAAGCCTTGGACTCAGAAGACGGACCAACATTCATAGACGATGTGATGGGATCTTTTACTGTTGGAGGCGTCCCAGAATCCGCCAAAACCATAGTGACTGCTACTGTGGGTCTCATATCAGGCTTTTTTAAGGACAGGAGAAGGCAAAGTCAG ataaagtTGAAAAGAGAACAGTATAAGCTACTGAATACTGAGGACAGGGCGAGGAACGAGCAACAAGTAAAACTCAGAATTGAAGAAGACAAACAACGTACAGAAGCGCTAGAAAGACATGCCATGATCGAAAAACTTAACAGAGATATAACAG TTGGCCTTGGTGACGTGCAAAACCTTAAGGAAGCGGCAACCCACTTGGGTGATGTGGACAAGCTTTTTACAAAGATTATTAAGTTTTGGGAAGATATGGCAGCGGCAACAAAGTACCTGAAAGATGACACAAAAGCCGGAGAAGTTTACCTTAAGAAGATAGAAGACGAACGATACCAGACACGTTTTCTGAAGTCCGTAGAAAGAGCTGAACAg AACTGGGGATTTTTCGGGAAACTTTGCGGCGCTTATGTTGTGGAGACGGACAGGGAGATAGATTTCCTGTACGAGTATCTGTCAAAACCACTTGACCACTTGTCTGctgaagaaagaaaaaacagAAAGCAAGCTGTATTAAGTGAGCTGAAGAAAGAGATCGACCAGGTTTACCCACAGATTGAAGACATTACCGACGAAAATGACGCATGA